A DNA window from Bdellovibrio sp. BCCA contains the following coding sequences:
- a CDS encoding YceI family protein has product MKYVLFVLFFMCSPGFAATSFKMTKESGTTNFLAIGNPSAIRIDGKGEGPEGTLLAQEKGENWIVSGDLRVNLKNTDTGIALRDRHMKEKYLEVGKFENATLTVNDLTVPKNAVTKESETKLPFTGTLDLHGIKKPVQGEFVVKSSKEGLKMTASFQLKLSDFGIVIPSFAGITVADQVEVNTASTVERLQ; this is encoded by the coding sequence ATGAAATACGTTTTATTTGTTTTATTTTTTATGTGCTCTCCCGGTTTTGCGGCGACGTCTTTTAAGATGACGAAGGAAAGCGGCACGACAAATTTCTTAGCGATTGGAAATCCCAGCGCGATCCGTATTGACGGAAAAGGCGAAGGACCTGAAGGAACTTTGTTGGCGCAAGAAAAGGGCGAAAACTGGATTGTCTCGGGCGACCTTCGTGTGAACCTTAAAAACACGGATACCGGTATTGCTCTTCGCGATCGTCATATGAAAGAAAAATATCTTGAAGTCGGTAAATTCGAAAATGCGACTTTAACAGTCAACGATCTGACGGTTCCAAAAAATGCGGTGACTAAAGAATCAGAAACAAAGTTGCCGTTTACTGGAACTTTAGATCTGCATGGAATCAAGAAGCCTGTGCAAGGCGAGTTTGTTGTGAAGTCTTCGAAAGAAGGCCTCAAAATGACGGCGAGCTTTCAATTAAAACTTTCTGATTTTGGTATCGTGATTCCTTCTTTTGCGGGCATCACGGTGGCTGACCAGGTTGAAGTGAACACGGCTTCTACAGTCGAGAGGCTGCAATGA
- a CDS encoding putative porin, producing the protein MKFGLVLFILIVTCFAKEQTTVVTPSETKAASEMTMPKEEATPTPAPAPPPAVATTVADVIPKKETPKEEPFQFFGDFRYRQQMETQAPKQQRSIQRIQARFGLTSQLHEDLKVTLRLMTGSSANSGNQTLGDEKSPGMPRRNFGLDQAFFDYRPLSVLNIYGGKMPQPLTFAGKNQMLLDRDITLEGLGLKYNQPLNDEWSFFTQGGMFWVRENYDSQFGEEQTDNFLNAIQIGAQWKKQDWTVLLGVGSFSYTDLKDNPPANITSGATGNGNTLDINGNYPTNFDIEQAFIEVKKKLGSWDLSAFYETLKNKDTDTLNKAHAYGLIAVYKAWSLTWTQEEVQKDAVLGVFTDSDFGGGVTSTRGQVWSLAYKITKKVQVQYTVFKNENSIDTIPMNYDRTHIDLLMTF; encoded by the coding sequence ATGAAGTTCGGTCTTGTATTATTCATTCTTATCGTAACGTGTTTTGCAAAAGAGCAAACTACCGTTGTGACACCTTCTGAGACTAAAGCTGCAAGTGAAATGACGATGCCAAAAGAGGAAGCGACGCCAACTCCGGCGCCTGCACCACCACCAGCTGTGGCAACCACCGTCGCTGATGTCATTCCAAAAAAAGAAACTCCAAAAGAAGAGCCCTTTCAATTTTTTGGTGACTTCCGTTATCGCCAGCAGATGGAAACACAAGCTCCAAAACAACAGCGAAGCATTCAGCGTATTCAAGCGCGTTTTGGATTAACCAGTCAGCTTCATGAAGATTTAAAAGTGACTTTGCGTTTGATGACGGGAAGTTCTGCGAATAGCGGAAATCAAACTTTGGGCGACGAAAAATCCCCCGGGATGCCTCGCCGTAATTTTGGCTTGGATCAAGCGTTCTTTGACTACAGGCCCCTCTCAGTTTTAAATATTTACGGCGGCAAGATGCCACAGCCACTGACGTTTGCGGGGAAAAACCAAATGCTTTTGGATCGTGACATCACGTTGGAGGGTTTAGGTCTTAAATACAATCAGCCGTTAAACGATGAATGGAGTTTCTTCACTCAGGGAGGAATGTTCTGGGTGCGTGAAAACTACGACTCCCAATTCGGTGAAGAACAGACGGATAATTTTTTAAATGCGATTCAAATCGGAGCGCAGTGGAAGAAACAAGATTGGACCGTTCTTTTGGGCGTGGGTTCATTCTCATATACAGATCTTAAGGACAATCCTCCGGCGAATATCACATCGGGCGCAACAGGCAACGGCAATACGCTGGATATCAATGGCAACTATCCGACAAACTTTGACATCGAACAGGCGTTTATCGAAGTCAAAAAGAAACTCGGCTCTTGGGATCTTTCAGCGTTTTATGAAACTCTTAAAAACAAAGATACAGATACACTTAATAAGGCCCACGCTTATGGTCTGATTGCCGTTTACAAGGCTTGGAGTCTGACGTGGACTCAAGAGGAAGTGCAAAAGGATGCCGTGCTGGGTGTTTTCACAGACTCTGATTTTGGTGGAGGTGTGACTTCCACGCGTGGTCAGGTGTGGAGTCTCGCATATAAAATCACAAAGAAAGTGCAAGTGCAGTACACAGTGTTTAAGAATGAAAATTCAATCGACACCATTCCGATGAACTATGACCGCACTCACATAGATCTTTTAATGACGTTCTAA
- a CDS encoding helicase HerA-like domain-containing protein, whose amino-acid sequence MVSAQILVGKGDVPCLLEARYANRHGLIAGATGTGKTVTLQVLAEGFSDLGIPVFLADVKGDLAGLSQAGKNDPKLIERAQSLGKEGFQFRAYPVIFWDVFSEKGHSVRSTISEMGPLLLARLMDLNDIQTGVLNLIFKYADDNGLLLLDMKDLKALVSFASENTEIFGKDYGTVSKQSLGIIQRELLSLEEQGADKFFGEPTLKLTDFMQTTLEGRGHVNILAAEKLFANPKLYATFLLWLLSELFETLPETGDAPLPKMVFFFDEAHLLFNDASKAVLEKVEQVVRLIRSKGVGVYFITQNPLDVPEKILSQLGNRVQHALRAFTPKDQKSVKAAAETFRAKPGLDVATVITELAVGEALVSMLDEGGVPSPVERAKICPPQSRMGTITMEERQAVMSRSPFKDQYTQAVDRESAYEKLQARTQEKVAEPDSKKRSGKEPDSVWEIAAKSAVRAASSKVGREIGQSLLRGILGSLSKK is encoded by the coding sequence ATGGTGTCCGCTCAAATTCTTGTCGGAAAAGGGGATGTGCCATGTCTTTTGGAGGCCCGCTACGCCAATCGACATGGACTTATCGCAGGAGCTACGGGCACCGGAAAGACGGTCACTTTGCAAGTACTTGCAGAGGGCTTTTCAGATTTAGGAATTCCTGTTTTTCTGGCGGATGTAAAAGGTGATCTGGCAGGTCTTTCCCAAGCTGGAAAAAACGATCCGAAACTTATCGAGCGGGCACAGTCCTTAGGAAAAGAGGGTTTTCAGTTCCGCGCTTATCCGGTTATTTTTTGGGATGTCTTTTCAGAGAAAGGGCACTCGGTGCGTTCAACCATTTCAGAGATGGGCCCCTTGTTGTTGGCGCGTTTGATGGATCTGAATGACATACAAACCGGAGTTCTCAATTTAATCTTTAAATATGCCGATGATAACGGGCTTCTGCTTTTGGACATGAAAGATCTAAAAGCTCTGGTAAGTTTTGCCTCAGAAAACACGGAAATTTTTGGTAAAGACTACGGAACCGTAAGCAAACAGAGCTTAGGAATCATCCAAAGAGAACTGTTAAGTCTTGAAGAGCAAGGAGCTGACAAGTTTTTTGGTGAACCGACGTTGAAGTTAACAGATTTTATGCAAACAACACTGGAAGGGCGCGGACACGTTAATATTTTGGCGGCAGAAAAACTTTTTGCCAATCCCAAACTCTATGCGACCTTTTTATTGTGGCTGCTCTCCGAATTATTCGAGACGCTGCCTGAAACGGGTGATGCTCCTTTGCCTAAGATGGTTTTCTTTTTTGATGAAGCCCATTTGTTGTTTAACGATGCTTCAAAAGCTGTTTTAGAAAAAGTGGAACAAGTCGTCCGCCTTATCCGCTCCAAAGGAGTGGGCGTTTATTTTATTACACAGAATCCTCTGGATGTGCCCGAAAAAATTTTAAGTCAGTTGGGAAATCGGGTGCAGCATGCTCTTCGGGCGTTTACTCCCAAGGATCAAAAATCCGTGAAAGCTGCTGCTGAAACGTTTCGTGCCAAACCCGGTTTGGATGTGGCGACGGTCATCACAGAGTTGGCTGTCGGGGAGGCCTTGGTCTCAATGCTTGACGAGGGCGGCGTGCCTTCTCCAGTAGAGCGCGCAAAAATTTGTCCTCCGCAGTCACGCATGGGAACGATCACGATGGAGGAGCGCCAGGCGGTGATGAGTCGTTCTCCATTTAAGGATCAATACACACAAGCTGTGGACCGTGAGTCGGCGTATGAAAAACTGCAAGCCCGAACGCAAGAGAAAGTCGCAGAGCCTGACTCAAAGAAAAGGTCTGGCAAAGAACCCGACAGTGTTTGGGAGATAGCTGCAAAAAGTGCCGTTCGTGCTGCCAGTTCAAAAGTGGGCCGTGAAATTGGTCAGTCGTTATTGCGGGGAATCTTGGGTTCTTTAAGTAAAAAGTAA
- a CDS encoding chloride channel protein, with product MVSNELVKRRRILLVTALCCLVSVASMIVAKILLMGIALFTNLFYFQKFSIEYSSPADNHLGIWAIFIPAIGGVIVGIMAKFGSPGIRGHGIPEAMENILQKESRIPRRMTFLKPISSAIAIGSGGPFGAEGPIIATGGALGSWLGQIVPVSSYERKVILAAGAASGMTAIFGTPFSAVLLAIELLLFEYRAKSFIPVALATVVASTLRATVMGGEAFFTMPPIHSPDLISLFIYLAFGALMGVLAVGVTKSVYWIEDMFEKLPIHWMWWPVIGGLVVGLVGLIEPRALGVGYDNITMSLAGKLSVGAAVSIFVWKFLAWSVALGSGTSGGTLAPLLTLGSAFGFLVGTGLAFYFPELHTDVSTMALIGMAALFAGSSRALLASVLFALEGTQQPVGMVPLLGCCSIAYLVSSVLMKNTIMTEKIARRGVSVPHEYYSNPG from the coding sequence TTGGTTTCAAATGAACTTGTTAAACGTCGTCGTATTTTGTTAGTAACCGCTCTTTGCTGTTTGGTTTCGGTAGCGAGCATGATTGTCGCGAAAATCCTGTTGATGGGCATCGCACTTTTCACAAACCTTTTTTATTTCCAAAAATTTTCTATCGAATATTCTTCGCCTGCGGATAATCACCTGGGAATTTGGGCGATCTTCATTCCGGCGATTGGCGGGGTGATTGTTGGTATTATGGCGAAGTTCGGCTCGCCCGGCATTCGTGGTCACGGCATTCCTGAAGCGATGGAAAACATTCTGCAAAAAGAGAGCAGAATCCCACGTCGAATGACATTCTTAAAACCTATTTCGTCAGCAATTGCGATTGGCTCTGGGGGACCTTTCGGTGCCGAAGGACCGATCATCGCAACAGGTGGTGCTTTAGGTTCTTGGTTGGGACAAATTGTTCCGGTGAGCAGTTATGAGCGCAAAGTTATTTTGGCAGCAGGAGCGGCGTCGGGAATGACCGCTATTTTCGGAACACCATTTTCAGCGGTGTTGTTGGCGATTGAACTTTTGCTTTTTGAATACAGAGCAAAATCATTTATCCCCGTAGCACTTGCAACTGTCGTGGCGTCCACTTTGCGCGCGACAGTGATGGGTGGAGAAGCTTTCTTTACGATGCCTCCGATTCACTCTCCAGATTTGATCAGCTTGTTTATCTATCTCGCCTTCGGTGCGTTGATGGGAGTTCTTGCCGTTGGAGTTACGAAGTCGGTTTACTGGATCGAAGACATGTTTGAGAAACTTCCTATTCATTGGATGTGGTGGCCTGTGATTGGCGGTCTGGTTGTGGGCTTGGTCGGACTTATCGAGCCTCGCGCCTTGGGGGTCGGATATGACAACATCACAATGAGTCTTGCAGGTAAGCTGAGTGTTGGCGCGGCTGTCAGTATTTTTGTTTGGAAGTTTCTTGCATGGTCGGTTGCCTTGGGAAGTGGAACTTCTGGAGGAACGCTAGCACCGCTTTTGACTTTAGGATCTGCCTTTGGATTTTTAGTGGGAACGGGGCTTGCGTTTTATTTCCCAGAACTTCACACAGATGTTTCAACAATGGCTTTGATCGGAATGGCAGCACTTTTTGCCGGTTCTTCGCGGGCGCTTCTTGCATCCGTACTGTTTGCGCTTGAAGGCACGCAACAGCCCGTGGGAATGGTTCCGCTTTTAGGTTGCTGCTCCATCGCGTATTTGGTTTCCTCCGTCTTGATGAAAAACACGATCATGACTGAAAAGATCGCCCGCCGTGGCGTCTCTGTTCCGCATGAGTATTATTCGAATCCGGGATAA
- a CDS encoding GNAT family N-acetyltransferase — MIETERLEIKPWLESQTQDFFNLTQDNGFNLHLITIYRQTDHASALNWIRTSIQLYNETRLGKWGVWEKSTGSLIGIGGLTPWQYNNENLVDITYRLRETAWGKGYGLEIAKALCDHAFQKLNLSEITATVTPDNAASKKILEKLGMKFDRRILLLDVETDLFRLKKADFSLPRWQ; from the coding sequence ATGATTGAAACGGAACGTCTGGAAATAAAGCCTTGGCTTGAAAGCCAAACTCAGGATTTTTTCAATCTAACTCAAGACAACGGCTTCAATCTTCATCTTATTACTATTTACCGTCAGACCGACCATGCATCTGCTCTAAATTGGATTCGCACTTCTATCCAACTGTATAATGAAACTCGTCTAGGAAAATGGGGTGTCTGGGAAAAGAGCACGGGCTCTTTGATTGGCATAGGCGGTTTAACACCCTGGCAATATAACAACGAGAACTTGGTAGACATCACTTACCGCCTTCGTGAAACCGCTTGGGGCAAAGGTTATGGATTGGAAATTGCCAAAGCGCTTTGTGACCATGCTTTTCAAAAGCTGAATTTATCCGAAATCACCGCAACGGTGACTCCAGACAATGCAGCCTCGAAAAAAATTCTGGAAAAATTGGGCATGAAATTCGACCGTAGGATACTTCTTCTCGATGTTGAAACTGATTTATTCAGATTGAAGAAAGCAGATTTTTCACTTCCACGGTGGCAGTGA
- a CDS encoding phosphatase domain-containing protein — MELQKAQVLMPYFWNRGKKISMRTISKILLIILIGPSMLYANEKALIISGFDDVLRQAENTGLVKSAVKILEKDKTFAGMPELYSVISKQETAPHFYVVSAISSWFEKRISDFLRASGYPENHRYLRNWLTEWSIEDFKISRIEKIVEDHPQRKFIVIFDNSEPSVQMATALHEKFGDKIQAIYLREVVKKETPSSAISFFTAFDIAMNEFASGRMTTEEVQAVGQAILKEPHAEQIIPSYALCPSEMRCNGVSAELASLCQDVQKHLQSVCAQH, encoded by the coding sequence ATGGAGCTCCAGAAGGCACAAGTTTTAATGCCGTATTTTTGGAATCGTGGTAAAAAGATTTCTATGCGGACGATCTCTAAAATCCTTTTAATCATTCTAATAGGGCCTTCAATGCTTTACGCAAACGAAAAGGCTCTTATCATCAGCGGCTTTGATGATGTTTTACGTCAGGCTGAAAATACGGGATTGGTTAAATCTGCTGTTAAAATTTTAGAAAAAGACAAAACCTTTGCAGGAATGCCGGAGTTGTATTCGGTGATTTCAAAACAGGAAACCGCACCGCATTTTTATGTGGTCAGTGCGATTTCGTCGTGGTTTGAAAAACGCATTTCCGATTTTCTAAGGGCTTCCGGTTATCCTGAAAATCACCGTTATTTACGAAACTGGCTCACAGAGTGGTCGATTGAAGATTTTAAAATCTCGCGCATTGAAAAAATCGTGGAAGATCATCCGCAAAGAAAATTTATTGTGATCTTTGATAACTCAGAGCCAAGCGTCCAGATGGCGACAGCCCTTCACGAAAAATTTGGCGATAAAATCCAGGCGATCTATCTGCGTGAGGTGGTTAAAAAAGAAACCCCATCATCAGCCATTTCGTTCTTCACCGCTTTTGATATCGCGATGAATGAATTCGCGTCCGGTCGCATGACAACAGAAGAAGTGCAAGCTGTAGGGCAGGCGATTCTCAAAGAACCCCATGCAGAGCAAATAATTCCCTCTTATGCTCTTTGCCCGTCAGAAATGAGATGCAATGGAGTCAGCGCAGAACTTGCTTCGCTCTGCCAAGACGTCCAAAAACATTTACAGTCCGTTTGCGCGCAACACTAA